The Petrotoga mobilis SJ95 genomic sequence ATATTCATTTCTTATAGTTCTCTGTTCTCCTCCTTCTTTAGTAACAAACGCACCTGTCCCTTGTACAAATTCAACTTTTGTTTTATGTAAAGATCTTCCCCATTTAAATTGGACAGGTCCAGTCCATGCAAAACTTTCTTTACCCAATGCGAAAGTTACACCGAAAAGCCTTGTATCGATACATTTCTTTAGAGTTTCGTCTCCATTTGTGGTAGACAATTTCGTTTTCAACTCTTCGAATCTTTCTTTTAAAGTCTTTGGTTCTCCATCAATGAAAACATCTTCTCCCATTCTCATTAATTCGTCTCTAATAGTTCTTTTAATCCTAACGTCAGATACCAAAACTTGCCCTGTTTCTTCATCGTATCTTGGATGATTTGCATTCAATGGATCACCGTTTGGATTCGCATCTTTTACAGAGTATACAAACAAAAGTTCTTTTCTACCGTTAAACATCTTGGTCCTCCCCCTTGTCCGTTTTTTCTATTTCTAATTCTGCTACTTCTTTCTCTTTTGTGTAGTCTTTGTATATTTCCCAGAAATAATTTCTCCAGTTCATGAAACCTGTTACAAAAGCAAAATTTCCATCAACGCCTAAATCTTTTCCTTTAGAATTCATTAATAGTTCTTGAGAGTAACCAGCTAAATCTTCAATAAGGAAAGAAGGCTCAATCTTGTACGCTTTTATCAGTTCTGGTATTCTTGCTAGATGTTTTTTAATATCTCTTAAACTTAATCTTCCAAAATTTAGCTGTTTGTACAACGGAGAATCTTGAATTTTTGCGTTTGAATAACCACTCTCGTCTTTTTCCCCTTTTGCTTGATTATAGGCTATAAAGCCCAAAACTACTCCAGATAAAAGTGTTCCTTTTCCAAAATCACTCTGCAAAAACTTATCAGAAAACTTATCTAGGAATTCCAAATGTCTTTTCATAACGAATACCTCCAAGATTTATTGTAGTTGTTCAAAAATTCAATCAACAACAAAAAGTCATTCAAAGTAAGATGAAAATAGTCATTTTGGACTTTGTCGTTCATCAATTTAGGAATTCTTGCAACAAAATTTTGTTTTATAGTTTTAGTTTCAACCCTTTCTCCACTTAAAATTTTTCCAATAATTTCCATTGTCAGGGTTCTCATTACCTTTTCTTCACTGTCTTCTTTCAAAACTAAATGGCGAAGAGTTCGATATATGTGTTTTAAAGCAGCAGAAAGTTGGGTATCTTTCTTTTTCGCCAAGAGCTGCACAGTCTCTTCCCAAATTTGGTGTAATTTTTGTATTCTTGTTAAAGGTACATCCTCGATCATTTGATGTATTACAAGTTGTGCTTGATTTTGTTCGAGAAAAAGAAAATGAAAAACAGCTGTATAAGGTTTATCTACATCATAATCAGGATCTGTGATATAATCCAAAAGATCTTTTTCTTTTGTATACTGATCACTCCAAAAATAATTCTTTAAATCATTGAAAGCATCATCCAGAATGTTTGTATCTGTTGTAAAGAACTCGGGTATTATCCAGATCTGGATATTATTTATAATGGATTGATCTACAAAATTATAATCTATGTAAGTTTTGGCATTAGAGAAAGTCTTAAAGCAGTCTTTACAATATTTGTATACCTTGTTAGAAAAATTCTTATTTATGGCAGGAAGGAAATTCACTTTATCAAACGTAGCAAAAGGAAAAATCATATCGAAATTAAGTAAAATATCGCTTTCCTTACCACAATAATCACAAACTCCACCTTTTTTTGAAACATTTTTCTTATTCAGTTCCTCGTTTAATTTCTTTAAAAAATATTGTTGGAACAGCTTAACTTCTCCAGGGTAAAGAAATTGTCCATCATCTTCAATACCAAAAACAATTAAATACGAAGCCTTTGGATCACTGTAACACTCTAAGAACCGATCCACAAAATCATTATTAGATAAGTCATTGATTATTTTTTGAACAGAACCTTTTTCAAAAAATCCTAAATCTTCGAAATCTTGAATCATTTTTTCAATTTTGCTTATATACGATTTAGAACCATTTAAGAGAACCTCACGATTTTTTTCTCTTGTACTTTTTGGCTTTGATATTCTCAAAACAGGTGAGTATCGCCAGTCGGTATTACTGCCTGGAGGTTCTTTATACAAATACCTAAGTTTTTTGTATTGTTCATCTTTGCTATCTGCAAAAAAATCAGCTTCATCAATTTTTGAAACACCCTCAATTTTTAGAGGTATGATTGTATTTTCTTTTTCACTTTGCAATTTCAACGTACTGTAATTTGATACTTTTAAATAAATTCTTATTTCTTTTGATCCATCTGTTCTTACAGGTATGGCTAGATAATCTGTTATTTCATCAGTTTTTGATGAAAATTCTTTTCCAATAGTGTAAACCGCTTCGATAAAACCCATATTATCACCCTCTGTCCATAATCATATAACTTCGACTAACCCAAACCCTTGGGAGTTTTTTGCTCCAAAACCAGAATCGTAACCAATTTTCAACAAACTTGGATTCCCTTGAATTTCAAAAACTCCATGCCAACCTTTAATAATAAAATTTTTATACTTTGTTATGATCATTTTAGAGCCTTTCTGATCAGCTTCTTTTATAACGAATTCATCATTACTTATTTTTTTTGAAAGATATGAATCGTAATAGGCAAGATATTTTTTTATTAAATTTTCCTTTATTAATTTTGAAAATTGATCTTCGCTGGGGGAAAAGTAAATAGTCTTTTTTGAAGAATTTTGTACAATCGTAGAATAAATAGTAATGGGGGATAAAGTCTTTACCTTTATTTTATCGCTTTTTATTTCCAAATCATCGTACTCTAACTTCTCTACATGAATCTTTTGACCTAATAGTTCAAAATCATCTTTAAATAAAAGCGAGTCTGCACAATACTGAATTAAGTTCTTGTCGTGAGAGGAAATTTTCAAAGAAACATTATCAGAAAACTCTATTGTTTTATCCTTTTGATTTAAGCTGAATTTTCCGCTTAGCCTTGAAAAAGAAAACAATTTGTACTTTCTTTTATTATAGCTAAAACCCTCGTTATGAATGAAGTTTCTATATTCGGCATTATCTATTAAATCAAGAATGAAAGCTTGAATAATATGATTGTAATTTAATGGAAGTATTAAACTATTTAAAGAAAATTGAACGTTTAATCTCATTTCAATTCTCCCGATATTTTAAATTAAAAATTAGAATCTTTACTGTAATATATTTTATCATACGATAATAAAAAAAGCAAGAAGGTATAAAAAAATGTCTGTCGACCTCCAATAAGGTAAAAATCCCAGGGGATCGACAGACAAGTGTTAAAAGTCACAATCCTTATATTATGCATATTTGAGTTGATTTTTAACAATTTATCAAAATTTTGATTGACAATCGTAATTTTTTATGATATAGTATTTATAGGTATCTTATGCCTTTTTATCCTACCTATGAGGAATGGAAACGATGGAAAAGAAAGAAAGACATCAAGAACGTTTGACCCTTTTTATCCTACCTATGAGGAATGGAAACCTCATCCACATAGTAGATTATTTGTTATGGATTATGCTTTTTATCCTACCTATGAGGAATGGAAACTTTTTTTCATGATAAAATCATCTCCTTTTTTAGTAAAACTTTTTATCCTACCTATGAGGAATGGAAACGAAATAGTTACTATGGTGGACGTACTGAATTGATTGACTTTTTATCCTACCTATGAGGAATGGAAACCTTCATATTTGTCTCCGAATGAATCAAAAAACACTCTTTTTATCCTACCTATGAGGAATGGAAACAGGGCGAAAAGGAAATCATGAAACGTATTGGTGAATTCTTTTTATCCTACCTATGAGGAATGGAAACAAGCAAGAAAAGGCGATAAAACTTCTAAAATATTCTATCTTTTTATCCTACCTATGAGGAATGGAAACAACAATGAGGATATAGAATATTGTAGGCGTGATGTTGACTTTTTATCCTACCTATGAGGAATGGAAACGATAATTGTATCCCTTCGGTACGATAAAAGAATAACTTTTTATCCTACCTATGAGGAATGGAAACAATGAAGATGATAAAAGGATTTGGCATGGTGATAAAAGCCTTTTTATCCTACCTATGAGGAATGGAAACTTTTTTATAGAAAGTACACTGTACTTTCTAAGTCGCTTTTTATCCTACCTATGAGGAATGGAAACTCTAACAATTAACAACGAGCCAGCTCGAATGAAAATCTTTTTATCCTACCTATGAGGAATGGAAACTGTGCATTCTTGACACCTTGGAAGTTTTCAGTTATTTCTTTTTATCCTACCTATGAGGAATGGAAACTTCAATTGGATACTTTCAAATATCTACGTGGAGGGGTGCTTTTTATCCTACCTATGAGGAATGGAAACCCCGTGCCGCTGACGTTGTATAACTTGAAAAAAGAATCTTTTTATCCTACCTATGAGGAATGGAAACTGGGTTAAGAATGAGAGCACTTTAGAAGAGAGACCTGTCTTTTTATCCTACCTATGAGGAATGGAAACTTGTCTCAATAGGTTCTTTTGGTTGAGTCTGTCCTGCTTTTTATCCTACCTATGAGGAATGGAAACCTTCCTGAAAAACCGTGTCGGTTTTTCCGTGTCGGTTTTTCTTTTTATCCTACCTATGAGGAATGGAAACTTGAGGAACCTAAAAAAGAGGAGGCAAATAATAAAACTTTTTATCCTACCTATGAGGAATGGAAACATAATATAACTTCCATCACCATTTTCAATTATCTTTGCCACTTTTTATCCTACCTATGAGGAATGGAAACACCCGTCTCGCACGTCCGGCACTGTGATGCTGTATCCTTTTTATCCTACCTATGAGGAATGGAAACACTTGTATACAGAAACAGAAGCAGACATAAAAACACTTTTTATCCTACCTATGAGGAATGGAAACCGACACCAATTAGATCCATAACAGTTACCTCCTTAAGCTTTTTATCCTACCTATGAGGAATGGAAACCAAGGCGTTTGTTTCGGCTCCGTGTTTGCGGCTCCGTGCCTTTTTATCCTACCTATGAGGAATGGAAACACCATGAATGAAACGCTTCTTTTGTCTTTCTTTGCTTCTCTTTTTATCCTACCTATGAGGAATGGAAACTCTAACTTCCTTCTTTCAACTTCTTTTTGTAACTTCTTTTTATCCTACCTATGAGGAATGGAAACCAAATACAGTATTCCCACAAGTAATAAGTAATAACAACTTTTTATCCTACCTATGAGGAATGGAAACTCAATAATTTCACAATAATAATTTCTCAACAAATCATCCTTTTTATCCTACCTATGAGGAATGGAAACGTAGCTAAATTAGCAATTATAACTCCTTTTTCTTTTCTTTTTATCCTACCTATGAGGAATGGAAACACTTTATTCAACATATCAACATTATTTTCTTTCTCACTTTTTATCCTACCTATGAGGAATGGAAACCTCGATTTCTTCTATGTACATTTTTTCCGACAACTCGCTTTTTATCCTACCTATGAGGAATGGAAACTTTAGATTTTTGTGTTGATATTTGTGTAGATATTTACTTTTTATCCTACCTATGAGGAATGGAAACTTATATCATCCTGTCTTCCTTCGTCTGTGATTTTCTCCCTTTTTATCCTACCTATGAGGAATGGAAACTTCTTATTTCTTTAACTATTTCTGGTTCTAATTGTTCACTTTTTATCCTACCTATGAGGAATGGAAACCAAGAAATATCTCTTAGTTTTTTTTTTGAACCATATAGTAGCTTTTTATCCTACCTATGAGGAATGGAAACAAGTAAAAAAAAGAGATGATTTCTCACCTCTTTTTTCCTTTTTATCCTACCTATGAGGAATGGAAACGGTTCATTTAAACTAACAATCTTTGTATCTTCTTTTTCTTTTTATCCTACCTATGAGGAATGGAAACATATGAAAAGTAAAGTGAATACTGCTAAAACGCCCCCTTTTTATCCTACCTATGAGGAATGGAAACTCTAAATCTGTGAATACTTTTACTTTTCCTTGAAGCTTTTTATCCTACCTATAAGGAATGGAAACAGCCCCTGAGCTGAAGCTAACATACCCTCGGTGTACCCTTTTTATCCTACCTATAAGGAATGGAAACTTTCCTTCACATATTGGTCTACTTCACCATGTATCCCTTTTTATCCTACCTATAAGGAATGGAAACGCACTCTCCTCTAAAGCTCCTCTTTGAGCAGCTAATCTTTTTATCCTACCTATAAGGAATGGAAACGTATATACAGCATAACGCATTGCATCCATTGCATGGCTTTTTATCCTACCTATGAGGAATGGAGGGGGGTGGAGAGGAATGGAGGGTGAGGGAAAAAATGGAAACAATACAATCTTCAACTTCCGGGAATTTCAAGTAGTTCGCTTCCACTTTTTAACCAAGCTTTGATGAATGGAAGGAAGGGAAGTAAGGCTAGCGAACTTAAGCATTTTTTCTACTTCTTTTTGATCTAAAGGATAGAAAATAGGGTAAGAATTTGGACCTCATTTTAGATCATTCTTAAGCTTCTACGAAGTATCCCCTAAATTTTTAATCACACTTTAATTAATCGAAAATAGGAATGAAGTGGAGATTGATATCTCCCCTTTTGCTCTAAATAATGTAAGATGTAGATAAAACAGAAACTACATTATTTCTTAACTTGCTAGGTTCTATACTGTGCAGTCCAACCTTTTAGACAAGCTTTGATGAAGGTAAAGTAGAAACGAAAATAATGCCTGCAAACATGAGTTTTTTTCTCTTTTCTTTACTTTGAAAAAGATTACAAATAGAGGGGAATAAGGGAAGCGATATTATCTCTCAGCTTCCAAGTAATGCTTCCTTCCTTCTAACCTTATTTTAATGAACTGAAAGTAGGAAAGAAAAGATAACCTGTAAATGTGAGACTTTTTTTCTTCTCTTTTGTTCAAAAAGAAATGAAAAGGAGAAAGGAATGGAAGGTGGGAGTGAGGAATGGAAACCTGTGTAACCGTCTGACTTTTTTTAACATTCTAGATTTTTTATCCTATCTTTTCTTTGATGAATGAAAATATTCTCAAATCATCTCCATCTTTCTTAACTTCATAGATTTTTATTCTAACAATAAGAAATTAAAATAGTTTTTAACGCATCTTTCTTGTTTCTTCGCTTTTTTCTTCTTATCCTAAGAGCAAATCCACAATCAGATAAAGAAAAATATTCTAAGTATTACATTAGAAGAGCTAAAGTAGTTATTAATTTAGCTATCGAAGGTTAATGCAAATTAATGAATTTTTTTAGATTTTTAGATGATATAATGGGGTTGAAAACAAATTATCAAAATCATGGGTAATAGGAAGAAGGTTAGGAACATTTTTAATATTTCAATAGTTAAATAACTCACTAAGAAGGAGATCAGGATGATAGTTGAAAGAGTTATAGAAGAAGCACAGCCTTATTTAGAGGGAATAAAGATCAAAGATGCGGTTATAGGGATTTCACTTATTGGTATGGAACTTAGTAATAATCATGTGGGCGTAAGCTACGTTCTACGTGAGGATTTAAAGTCAGGTTGCTCTATTTTCCCGTATGCTCAAGACATTATTGGTAAAGATAGTTTAGAAATTGCCGAATGGGCTCTCACAGGTCAAGATGATCTGCAAAGATCTATCGGCGTTGCCGTGTTGACAGCTGCTTCACGTTCCCTTCCTTTAGTTGATGTTGATACTTCTATTCATCCTTTTTCTATTGAAATCACACCTGAGGATAATGTTTGCTTGATAGGCTATATTCCTCAAGTTGCTAATATGTTCAATGGAATGGTCAAAAATGTGTTTATTTTTGATCGCGGAATCTCAAAAAAAGGTGGTATTTTTGGGAAAGTACTCCCTGAGGAAGAACAAAAAGGCATACTTCCAAAATGTGAAATAGTATTTCTAAGTGGGACTACTGTTATAAACCACAGCCTAGAGTATCTTTTAAGTTTATGCAAAAATGCCCGAGAGATAGTTTTAATTGGGGCATCGACCCCGATGTTTCCCAATGCGTTTGTTGGAACGAGGGTAAGTATTTTAGCAGGTTCTTGGTGGGATGAAAGGGAAAAAGACAAAATCTTTCGAATTATTTCACTCGCAGGGGGTATAAGCCACATTTCCAAATTTGCAATTAAAAAAAATGTAAGGGTATAAAAAAGCTTGTAAGAAAATAAATTTTTAGCACAGGATGGGGTGGCTGAGATGGAACGATCTTTCGTTCATGTTTATACTGGTAACGGCAAAGGTAAAACAACAGCAGCTTTAGGGCTTTCTGTTAGAGCTGCACTTGCGGGCAAAAAAGTCTTTTTTGCACAGTTTATAAAAGGTATGGAGTATAGTGAATTGAAAGTGAGCCAATATATTAAAAACATCGATATTCAACAGTTTGGTAGGGAGTGTTTTATATACAAAAAACCTACAGAAGAGGACATAGAAGCAGCCAAAAGGGGAATGGATATTTGTGAGAAGATTTTAAAAGGCGTTGAATACGATTTGGTTGTGTTGGATGAGTTGAATATTGCTTTATACTACAAGTTGATTCCCCTGGATAGAGTTGTAAAAGCAATTAAAGAAAGAACTCCCTCGATAGAGGTTGTAATAACTGGGAGATATGCCCCAGAAGAAATTATAGAAATGGCGGATTTGGTTACCGAGATGAAAGAGATTAAACATTATTACAACCAAGGAGTTCAAGCAAGAAAAGGTATAGAGTTTTAAATAACAGTAAAAATTTAAATAAGCAAAGTTTCTTCGAAGTCGATTATTTAGGTATTCGAAAAATAATTTTCTGTTTTATTTTATTAATATGTATAATAAAAAAATAATGGTATAATAATATTAACAATGATAAGTTTTAGAGTTTCTAATTTTGTTCAATAAAAAAGGAGGAGATTTTTATTTCAAATTATCCAAATTTTCACACAGTGGCTATCGAGTATATGAATGATTCAAATTTAGTACATGAGGACCATCTTCACCCTGAAGTTATTTTATGGGTGAACTTTAGTGAGGAATCTAAGAAAGAATTTTTGGACAAGATAAAAAAACAAGATGAAGATTTAGCTCAGGATATCAGCGAGCACCTATCACAATTCAAAATTGAAGAAGAAGTGGTTCCCGTTAACTTACCACTAGATGTCGATACCGAAGAAGAATTCGACAAATTTATGTATTTCTTAGGTGAATTGGCAGAGATCGTTGATTTAAAAGCGTATTCAGTGATTACTGAGGTGTCGCTAGCCGATGAAGAGAGCGAGAAAGAAGATTTTGAAGATCTATACAATTTCCCCGCAATATTCAGCGAGGAAAAGGAAGGAAGTTGCTATTTAACGGTATTCGATTGGGATTTAAAAGAAATGGAAGAGTATTCTGGTAAGTTTGAGAAAAACGAAAAAGATATTGAAGGTCTGAGATTTCCTTTCTTTCAAAGCTAAAACTTTAAAAAAACCCTCTGGAATCAAATAGAGGGTTTTAAACTTATTAAAGTTAGAATGAGGTAGAGGGGGGTATAAAATTGATAAAAGCGATAAATTTAACAAAAAAATTTAAAGATTTCACCGCTGTTGATGGAATCAACTTAAACGTAAGTGCGGGGGAAATTTATGGTTTTCTTGGTCCGAACGGTGCAGGGAAAACTACAACTATAAAAATGCTCACAGGAACACTAAAACCAACCTCTGGTCAAATTTTCATCATGGATAAAGATTACAATAATTACGAATTGGAGATAAAAAGAGAAATTGGCGTTGTGCCTGATGAACCAAAAATGTATGAGAACCTCAAAGGCAGTGAGTATATAGAATTTGTAATGAACGTATACAAATTAAATTCAAACGAAATTCATTCTCGATTCAACGAAATATGTGATGCCTTTGGGATAGATTACCTCAATGATTACATAGGTGATTATTCTCATGGTATGAAACAAAAATTAATGGTTGCCTCAGTTTTGATGAGAAAACCAAAGGTAATTTTTTTGGATGAGCCAACCGTAGGTTTGGATGCCCGAGCAGCGAGGATACTCAAAGAACTTTTACAAAAATACAAGAGCGAAGGCTCCGCGATATTCTTTACGACACATATCCTTGAAATAGCAGAAAAGATGTGTGACAGAATAGGGATCATCGATCACGGTAGGATCCTTGCAGAAGGTAATTTGGAAGAATTGAGATCTCTCTCTAAACTAGGAAATAGGAGTTTAGAGGACATTTTCTTGGAATTAACAGGGGGTAGTGAAGTAAAAGAAATAATCGACGAACTTTAGAGGGGAGGTTCTGAGACAATAATGAATGAATTAAAATTGTTGTTAAAATACTCCTATAAAAACAAATCTCGACCAACAAAAAATAAAAAAGGGATAGAAAGAGGTTCAGGTATGCTCTCCAGTGTAATGAGCTATCTGATAGTCCCAATAATTTTTTTAGCTGTTATCATTCCTACGATGCTTGCAGCTGCAGGTTCATTTAATTTAAACATTCCGTTGAATCAAATAGGTTTGGATTCTAATTATACTTTGTTAGAGCTAATGTTTGCACCTTCCTTTTTATTTGTAAGTGCGATTTTTGTTTTACAATTTTCCCCATTAATTGTAACTACGCTTTTTGATAACGATATGATGGACATCCTTTTGACCATGCCCATTAAAAGGTCAACACTCTTTTTTTCCTCTACTATAGATAGTTTAATCATGTCTGGAATAGGGAGTGGAGCCTTCTTATCAATAGTTGTCTCGTATATGATTTTGAAAGGTTCAAATATTATTCTATCTATCTTGGGTATTATAGGTTTTTTTCTTTTTTTGATCTCTATATCGATTGTAATAGGATTAATTATGTCTTTCTTTGTTGGTAAAACATCTGCAAAAAGAATTGCCCAATTAACTTATTTCATAGGCCTTATCTTTATGGTCTTAATACCCCAATTTCTCCCCCGTATGATGACTAGTGATCCACAAAACCTTGTGGAAGGCATGGGGAACTCTCTTAAAGTATTTATGAACCCTCTTTGGCCACATGCTCAGTTCATCAACGCTATAAACGGCAGTATCTTTTCTCTTGTATTCATCTATGCTGTTTCGATATTGTTCTTTTACTTGGTATATAGATACTCGAACAATCTTGATTTCTCAACCTCTAGGAAAAAGTCAAAGGTTAAAAAAATTGAAAAATTTAAAACCAAACGTCTGCCTCTTTTTGAAAAAGATAGAAAACTTCTTTTCAGGAATTCCCAATTGATCTTTATGATGATTTATCCGGTGGTATTGCCGTTCATATTCTTTTTCACAGGTATGCAAGATTTATCTTACATAACTATCTTTTTTGTGTTGATAGCTGCAGACTACTCTGCCATGATTTCTGCATATATGTTGACTGAAGAAATAAAAATCTGGCCCGTTCCAAAGTTATTTCCTTTCAAAACAAGAACTATGGTGAACTCAAAAATAATGATTTCTACAGGGCTTTATACAATTGAGTTCATCGCTCTTATAATAGTTTTCTCCATTGTGCTAAAATTTAAATTATTTGATTTGATACTTATAATTCCTACTGTCATATTGTTGTACTATTCATCGCTATTAGGGACAAGAATCTTTCTCAGCGATCCAAAAAGAGATGTATCCCAAATGAACAAGGTTTTCAAAGGGAAAGAAGTATTGGTTATAGAATTGATAACAATGGGGTACGCTGCGGCTATTTTTGGCTTGCTATTTTTTTATGACCTAATGCTTGCCCAAGGTCCGCTTTGGATCTTTAAAAATATCAGCATGCAGCTTACTTCTCTAATAATACTTGGAACAGTAGCTGTGCTATTGCTTGTAATTATAAGATCTATTGGAAAAGAACAAAGAAAGATAAACCAGTACATAGAAGCAATGGAATAACATTCCGTTGGTGAATCTAAAAATTGGATTGAATTTCAGTAGTACTTTAATAAACCCTCTATAGAAATTGTAAGAGGGTTTTTCTTATTTATTAGAATGTGTGCTATCATATATTTTAGAAGGGTTTTCTTTATAGGTGGTTACGAAACAATGGAAGTATTTCTTCATTCTTATAGGCGGATTGCGGAACGATGGGAGTAATTCTTCCTTCTAATGGGGTGGGCTGTGGAATGATGGAAGTATTTCTTCATTCTTATGGTCGGACTGCGGAACGATGGGAGTAATTCTTCCTTCTAATGAACGGGATGCAGGATGAAAGGGTAAAAGATTCTTTTCCTTATGGGTGGGCAGCGGGGCGAAGGGGCGCTAAATATAATGTTTTAGAGCTTTTTAAAATAGTGATTGTATAAAAGGGGGAACCACAATGGTAGAAAATAAACGATTGAAAGTTACTATTTTATACGATAACACAGTGTATGACAAAGATCTCCAAGCTAATTGGGGATTTTCTGCTTTGATTGAAGTAGGAAAAGCACCTAAGATACTTTTTGATACCGGTGGAAGTGGAGATATTCTGTTAAATAACATGAAAAAGCTAGGAGTTGATCCATCTACAATAGATGAGGTTTTTATATCTCACAACCACTATGATCATGTGGGCGGTTTGTCGGGTTTTCTCTCAAAAAACCCCGATGTAACGGTTTACGTTCCTCCATCTTTCAGGGGAGTGAAAAATGCGAAAGAAGTTATTACCATAAAAGGTCCTATTGAAATACATGAAGGCATTTATTCCACAGGAGAATTAGAAGGGATAGAACAATCTCTTTGTGTAAAAACTGAAAAAGGAATAGTAATCATAGTTGGATGTTCACATCCAAAGATGGAAAATATATTAAAAACCGCTTCAACATTTGGAGAAGTATACGGAATAATTGGAGGGTTACATGGAACACCTGCAGAATCTTTGAAGGGTTTAAAACTAATTTGTGCAACACATTGTACCCAACACAAAGAAGATATAAAAAAACTTTTTCCAGAAGCCTATATAGAAGGTGGCGCTGGAAAGGTTGTTGAAATTTAAAAATACTAAAGACAATAAAATATCAAAACATATTATACAAGGGGGATGAGGTATGGAAAAGTCTGTAAAAATAAGCAGAAATATGTTTATAACCTCAGCACTAGTTATTTTTTCTATCATGATGATCTCAGGGGTATTAACAATTTTATTGCCTGCGGGGGAGTATCAAAGAGAGTTTATAGATGGAAGAACAGTCATCGTAGAAGATTCTTACCAGACAATAGAAAAACCAAATTATCCCTTTTGGCGATGGTTTACCGCTCCAATCGAAGTATTATGGAGCTCTGATGCACCCCTTATAATCACTATTATTGTGTTTATATTGGTAGTTTCCGGTTCGATCTATATTTTGAACAAAAACCATGTCATCGAATACATCATTAATAAAATTGTTAAAAGGTACAGCAAGCAAAAAAACGTTTTATTAGGTTTGATGATTCTAGTTTTTATGCTTTTAGGTGCATTGATGGGGATTTTTGAAGAAATTGTCCCTTTAATACCGATTGTAATAATGTTTTCAGTTTCCTTGGGTTGGGATGACCTAACAGGTTTGGGGATGAGTTTACTCGCAGCAGGATTTGGTTTTTCTGCAGCAATAGCGAATCCGTTCAGTTTAGGGGTGGCACAAAGAATAGCTGAAATCCCACTTTTTTCGGGAATAGGTCTCAGAATAATTATTTTTATCACTACTTACCTACTTTTATTCTTTTTTTTGAGGAATTATGCTAAGAAGCACCAAAAAGAGGTTGTTGATCAGCAAATAGAAACCATCGATTATGATGTAAATACTTCAAAAGCTTCTAAAATTTTAATAACAATAA encodes the following:
- a CDS encoding YfcC family protein, whose amino-acid sequence is MEKSVKISRNMFITSALVIFSIMMISGVLTILLPAGEYQREFIDGRTVIVEDSYQTIEKPNYPFWRWFTAPIEVLWSSDAPLIITIIVFILVVSGSIYILNKNHVIEYIINKIVKRYSKQKNVLLGLMILVFMLLGALMGIFEEIVPLIPIVIMFSVSLGWDDLTGLGMSLLAAGFGFSAAIANPFSLGVAQRIAEIPLFSGIGLRIIIFITTYLLLFFFLRNYAKKHQKEVVDQQIETIDYDVNTSKASKILITIISILFILILISGFTGFMSGLMLPVVGVLFMVGGFLSGLVVEKSISKVFKDFLIGMSNLLPGVILILMAMSVKLIITNGKILDTILYNASIVISESGTVAATFLIYLLFFIMNLFIGSASAKAFLTMPIVVPLADLVGITRQTAVQAFVFGDGFSNLLYPTNAVLLISLGIAGVSYLKWFKFIWKIQLAVFILSLLYLYIAVKIGYGPI
- a CDS encoding MBL fold metallo-hydrolase: MVENKRLKVTILYDNTVYDKDLQANWGFSALIEVGKAPKILFDTGGSGDILLNNMKKLGVDPSTIDEVFISHNHYDHVGGLSGFLSKNPDVTVYVPPSFRGVKNAKEVITIKGPIEIHEGIYSTGELEGIEQSLCVKTEKGIVIIVGCSHPKMENILKTASTFGEVYGIIGGLHGTPAESLKGLKLICATHCTQHKEDIKKLFPEAYIEGGAGKVVEI